The following proteins are encoded in a genomic region of Sorangiineae bacterium MSr12523:
- a CDS encoding rhomboid family intramembrane serine protease: MEWLLARLERRLGKFAVPNLTGFIIGGMAIVYVLSRFQQSYLARLTLDLDAVSRGEVWRLVTYLFIPRGSDFFILFTLYWLWFIGSTLESEWGAFKLNVYYLCGMIGTTVAAYLTGYGMGNEYLNYSLIFAVATLVPDYEILLFFILPLRMKWIGVLTGGYVVLAFVQQMHWAGRAAIIAAVANYFIFFGGHLLGLTRQRGVQVRQAARRNAFQAEASAAPTGGRSCAICGAREEDDADIRVCSCEKCGGKPRNLCLTHAKNH; this comes from the coding sequence ATGGAATGGCTTCTGGCTCGCCTCGAACGACGACTTGGTAAATTTGCCGTACCCAACCTTACCGGCTTCATCATCGGCGGTATGGCGATCGTGTACGTGCTGAGCAGATTTCAGCAAAGCTACCTCGCCAGGCTGACGCTCGATCTCGATGCGGTGTCGCGGGGTGAGGTATGGCGACTCGTCACGTACCTGTTCATCCCGCGCGGGTCGGACTTCTTCATCCTCTTCACGCTGTACTGGCTCTGGTTCATCGGCTCGACGCTCGAGTCGGAGTGGGGCGCGTTCAAGCTGAACGTGTATTACCTCTGCGGCATGATCGGCACGACCGTGGCCGCGTACCTGACCGGCTACGGAATGGGCAATGAGTATCTCAATTACTCATTGATTTTCGCGGTGGCGACGCTCGTTCCCGATTACGAGATTTTGCTCTTCTTCATTCTGCCGCTGCGCATGAAATGGATAGGCGTCCTCACGGGCGGCTACGTGGTGCTGGCCTTCGTGCAGCAGATGCACTGGGCAGGGCGCGCAGCGATCATCGCGGCGGTGGCCAATTACTTCATCTTCTTCGGCGGTCACCTGCTAGGCCTCACCCGCCAACGCGGCGTCCAGGTCCGCCAAGCCGCGCGCCGCAACGCCTTCCAAGCCGAGGCCTCCGCCGCCCCCACCGGCGGCCGAAGCTGCGCCATCTGCGGCGCCCGCGAGGAAGACGATGCCGACATCCGCGTGTGCTCCTGCGAAAAGTGCGGCGGCAAACCCCGCAACCTCTGCCTCACCCACGCCAAGAACCACTGA
- a CDS encoding DUF3570 domain-containing protein, producing the protein MFPRVRFVLALALCLVVGPAYAAPDDAATESFVQDVLTNEYSSTKYADAKKKLLLQLEKCRRPGRCSAGVKAQIYVALGMVASQIGMADEAKNHFVNAFSEDTNAKLPDRGGTPTMKTQFSDAKAKNAGPTQVAPQDPPSDSGGGNDAPAPTPAVVPGGKIPGWDNNEAFQYASAGLKADQAGKQDECIENDKKSLELEDKARTRLHLAACESKSGKLLDALKDAQKALKTGIEQKDAGVMRAARQRIQDLIPKIPHVTFEPPSGVTDLEVRFDDREVKGDLTKKFSVDPGTHQVRAEGKSNGNSLVFEREVTISEGETAKIELKLTPKAPEFLTQGQLACMTSAKNQEEVLKCLPSNAKNLVAKIGFDLAAYTDSINVHTLTPGITAAVISPTAGWNVGGSFVVDFVTAASPDIVSTASGHFVERRYGGGLSGGYKPGKYGVQGNGGVSSSPDYLSISGGVALTADLNDKLITPRIAYSHSDETVGRNDSPFSNVPLYHLGEKRKLFVNTFEVGSTFVLSPTSVLVLGATLDTERGDGSKIYRYVPMFSPSVAGKVTPGIPAEIVNANRLAYRPQEQLPVERDRYAGALRFVHRFTTATLRLEERLYYDTWSIKATTTDFRYMQDIGKHLRVWPHLHFHAQTGASFWRLAYAAVTKDDGSIVIPTYRTGNRELSPFMSATVGFGTRLALGDTEAPTQYAITVTGDYMYSYYFNALYIVSRQALYGSVGFEVEFQ; encoded by the coding sequence GTGTTTCCGCGAGTCCGATTCGTCCTCGCGCTGGCCCTATGCCTCGTCGTAGGCCCAGCGTACGCGGCTCCTGATGATGCCGCGACCGAGTCCTTCGTGCAGGACGTTCTCACGAACGAGTATTCCTCCACGAAGTACGCCGACGCGAAGAAAAAGCTGCTCTTGCAGCTGGAGAAGTGTCGCCGCCCGGGTCGTTGCAGCGCCGGGGTGAAGGCGCAAATCTACGTCGCATTGGGAATGGTTGCTTCCCAGATCGGTATGGCCGACGAAGCGAAGAATCATTTCGTCAATGCCTTCTCCGAAGATACCAACGCGAAGTTGCCTGATCGCGGTGGTACCCCGACGATGAAGACGCAGTTCAGCGATGCGAAGGCGAAGAACGCGGGGCCCACGCAGGTGGCACCGCAGGATCCCCCGAGCGACAGCGGCGGTGGAAACGATGCTCCGGCCCCGACACCCGCCGTCGTTCCGGGTGGGAAAATTCCGGGTTGGGACAACAACGAGGCCTTTCAATACGCGAGCGCCGGCCTCAAGGCCGACCAAGCCGGAAAGCAAGACGAGTGCATCGAGAACGACAAAAAGTCGCTCGAGTTGGAAGACAAAGCGCGCACACGCTTGCACTTGGCGGCGTGTGAGAGCAAATCCGGAAAACTGCTCGACGCGCTCAAAGATGCGCAAAAAGCGCTGAAAACGGGCATCGAGCAGAAGGATGCGGGTGTCATGCGTGCGGCCCGCCAGCGCATCCAGGACCTCATTCCGAAGATTCCGCACGTCACCTTCGAGCCCCCGAGCGGCGTGACGGACCTGGAGGTGCGCTTCGACGATCGCGAGGTGAAGGGCGACCTCACGAAGAAATTCTCCGTCGATCCGGGCACGCACCAGGTTCGCGCCGAGGGCAAAAGCAACGGCAACTCCCTGGTGTTCGAGCGAGAGGTCACCATTTCGGAAGGGGAAACGGCCAAGATCGAGCTCAAATTGACCCCGAAGGCCCCCGAGTTCCTCACGCAGGGCCAGCTCGCGTGCATGACGTCGGCGAAGAACCAGGAGGAGGTGCTCAAGTGCCTCCCGTCCAACGCGAAGAACCTCGTCGCCAAAATCGGTTTCGACCTCGCCGCCTACACCGACAGCATCAACGTGCACACCCTCACGCCGGGCATCACCGCGGCGGTGATTTCGCCCACGGCGGGCTGGAACGTGGGTGGAAGCTTCGTCGTGGACTTCGTGACCGCCGCCTCACCGGACATCGTGTCGACGGCTTCGGGGCACTTCGTGGAGCGTCGCTACGGTGGTGGTCTCAGCGGAGGATACAAGCCAGGCAAATACGGTGTGCAGGGCAATGGCGGAGTTTCGAGTTCGCCGGATTATCTGAGCATCAGCGGTGGAGTCGCCCTCACGGCGGACTTGAACGACAAGCTGATCACGCCGCGCATTGCATATTCCCATTCCGACGAGACCGTCGGCCGGAACGACTCGCCATTTTCCAATGTGCCGCTTTATCACCTGGGCGAGAAACGAAAGCTGTTCGTCAATACGTTCGAGGTTGGATCCACCTTCGTTCTATCGCCCACCTCGGTGCTCGTGCTCGGGGCGACGCTGGACACCGAACGCGGTGATGGCTCGAAGATCTACCGCTACGTTCCCATGTTCTCTCCAAGCGTGGCCGGTAAAGTCACGCCCGGCATTCCCGCGGAAATCGTGAATGCCAATCGCCTCGCCTACCGCCCGCAGGAGCAGCTCCCCGTCGAGCGCGATCGCTACGCTGGAGCGCTGCGCTTCGTGCACAGGTTCACCACCGCCACACTGCGGCTCGAGGAACGCCTCTATTACGATACATGGTCCATCAAGGCCACGACGACGGACTTCCGCTACATGCAGGACATCGGCAAGCACCTGCGCGTATGGCCTCACTTACACTTCCACGCGCAGACGGGGGCGAGTTTTTGGCGCCTGGCCTATGCCGCCGTGACCAAAGACGACGGGTCCATCGTGATTCCCACGTACCGCACCGGCAATCGCGAGCTCTCTCCCTTCATGTCCGCGACCGTCGGCTTCGGGACGCGCCTCGCACTGGGCGACACGGAAGCTCCGACGCAATATGCGATTACGGTGACGGGCGATTACATGTACTCGTATTATTTCAATGCGCTCTACATCGTTTCGAGGCAGGCGCTCTATGGGTCGGTTGGCTTCGAGGTGGAATTCCAATGA
- a CDS encoding CpaF family protein translates to MSGGFNQIPKEVFEETLLQFFAPIRPFLDDPAVSEVMINGPSQIYIERKGQLTLTEAKFESREHLAAGLRNLAQFVGKHADEFKPILEGRLPDGSRVEAVLPPCAPDGPAIAIRRFFKETLTVERLIGFGALTEDAASALHALVASKLNILVAGGTGSGKTSMLNALSSFIPEGERVVVIEDSRELQLQRQHVVQLEARPGDPKGRGAVSIRDLFKATLRMRPDRIVVGEIRSGEALDLIQAMTSGHGGCLSTLHATYPRDTLSRLETMAMMSDIDMPLVAMRIQLGSAVNLIVQVSRLQDGSRKMTHITEVLGFDPKTDTYITQDVFVRKYQGLGPNGQILSEFVPSGIMPRCLEQVHEHGMDLPACIYDAANAAQGGAQRNGHG, encoded by the coding sequence ATGAGCGGTGGTTTCAATCAGATCCCCAAGGAAGTCTTCGAAGAGACCTTGCTCCAATTCTTCGCGCCGATTCGTCCATTCCTCGACGACCCGGCGGTGAGCGAGGTCATGATCAATGGCCCGAGCCAGATTTACATCGAGCGCAAAGGCCAGCTGACGCTCACCGAGGCCAAGTTCGAGAGCCGCGAGCACTTGGCCGCAGGACTGCGCAACCTCGCGCAGTTCGTCGGCAAGCACGCCGACGAGTTCAAGCCGATCCTCGAAGGACGCCTTCCCGATGGGTCCCGCGTCGAGGCGGTGCTTCCGCCGTGCGCGCCCGATGGGCCGGCCATCGCCATCCGTCGCTTCTTCAAGGAGACGCTCACCGTGGAGCGCCTCATTGGTTTCGGCGCCCTCACCGAAGATGCGGCGAGCGCGCTGCACGCCCTGGTGGCGAGCAAGCTCAATATCCTCGTGGCCGGTGGAACGGGCTCGGGCAAAACGTCGATGCTCAACGCCCTCTCGTCCTTCATTCCCGAAGGCGAGCGCGTGGTCGTCATCGAGGACTCACGCGAGCTGCAGCTCCAACGCCAGCACGTCGTGCAACTCGAGGCGCGCCCGGGCGATCCCAAGGGCCGCGGCGCCGTCTCCATCCGCGACCTCTTCAAGGCCACCTTGCGTATGCGGCCCGACCGAATCGTCGTTGGAGAGATCCGAAGCGGCGAGGCGCTCGACTTGATCCAGGCGATGACCTCCGGTCACGGTGGGTGTCTTTCCACGCTCCACGCGACGTACCCGCGCGACACGCTGAGCCGGCTTGAGACCATGGCCATGATGAGCGACATCGACATGCCGCTCGTCGCGATGCGCATCCAGCTGGGATCCGCGGTAAACTTGATCGTGCAGGTTTCGCGCTTGCAGGATGGTTCGCGCAAGATGACCCACATCACGGAGGTCTTGGGATTCGACCCAAAGACCGACACGTACATCACGCAGGATGTCTTCGTTCGCAAGTATCAGGGGTTGGGGCCCAACGGGCAGATTCTGAGCGAGTTCGTCCCCTCGGGGATCATGCCGCGATGCCTCGAGCAGGTGCACGAGCACGGCATGGATCTGCCCGCGTGCATCTACGACGCTGCGAACGCTGCGCAGGGTGGTGCGCAAAGAAACGGTCATGGCTGA
- a CDS encoding tetratricopeptide repeat protein → MRRFSSFSALVLLSVVWSIGCGPPQGARADEARQNVRTFKREQNPQRLYDYGRAFADAGDLTRAEQYFAAAIAAGGDERKILPRLVRVCVQDGRYQVAIHYVEDHLGQHPADHRSRFLLASLYLGVGDGVHARAHLEKVLTATPDDAEAHFALAVIMRDTHEDPVAADHHFREYLRLRPGGSHAEEAQSSLLKSVQ, encoded by the coding sequence ATGCGCCGCTTCTCCTCCTTCTCCGCTCTCGTTCTATTGTCGGTTGTCTGGTCGATCGGCTGCGGGCCGCCGCAGGGCGCGAGGGCGGACGAAGCCAGGCAGAACGTGCGCACGTTCAAGCGCGAGCAAAATCCGCAGCGTTTGTACGACTATGGCCGCGCGTTCGCCGACGCGGGCGATCTGACCCGTGCCGAGCAATATTTTGCCGCTGCCATTGCGGCCGGCGGCGACGAGCGAAAGATCCTTCCGCGCCTGGTGCGTGTCTGTGTTCAAGATGGGCGGTATCAGGTAGCCATTCACTACGTGGAAGACCATCTGGGGCAGCATCCCGCCGACCATCGGTCGCGATTTTTGCTGGCCTCGCTCTACCTGGGCGTCGGCGACGGAGTCCATGCGCGCGCGCACTTGGAAAAGGTGCTCACGGCCACACCCGACGATGCCGAGGCCCACTTTGCGCTGGCGGTGATCATGCGCGACACTCATGAGGATCCCGTGGCTGCGGATCATCATTTCCGCGAGTACCTGCGTCTCCGCCCCGGCGGATCGCACGCCGAAGAGGCGCAATCCTCCCTCCTGAAGAGTGTCCAATGA
- a CDS encoding type II secretion system F family protein: MLQYLTSSYPLTFQTTLLRHAVLLVIGVGLMIGVYVIAAAPTRVASRLGLRGLKRQRTLEKSEGWQNVEPFVRWLGVRVSGVISDGTRAKIDEQISLAGDYMGITADEFVAMSILSSIGGFLAGYVLGLVSGVGSVAVIPMGLVGGALPWMQVTGASQERLKTIGRGLPYVIDLMALAMGAGLDFPGAVRQVIEKSSNPDDPLVEEFTLIMQTLTLGRTRKDALLEFAKRAPNETVKEFVAALVQAEERGNPVAEVLQIQAATSRNRRSVRAEELAAKAGVAIVGPLMMVFMCVLGLILAPAMMQITSGAI; encoded by the coding sequence ATGCTGCAGTATTTGACCTCCTCCTACCCGCTGACGTTCCAAACGACGCTGCTTCGTCACGCCGTGTTGCTCGTGATCGGGGTCGGCCTCATGATCGGCGTGTACGTCATCGCGGCCGCCCCTACCCGCGTGGCGAGCCGCCTCGGTCTGCGCGGCCTCAAGCGACAGCGCACCCTCGAGAAGAGCGAAGGGTGGCAGAACGTCGAACCCTTCGTGCGCTGGCTCGGCGTGCGCGTCAGCGGCGTGATCAGCGACGGCACCCGCGCGAAAATCGACGAGCAGATCTCCCTCGCCGGCGACTACATGGGCATCACCGCCGACGAATTCGTCGCGATGAGCATTCTTTCGTCCATCGGCGGATTCCTCGCCGGTTACGTGCTCGGCTTGGTCAGCGGCGTCGGCAGCGTGGCCGTCATTCCGATGGGCCTCGTGGGCGGAGCGCTCCCCTGGATGCAGGTCACCGGCGCTTCGCAAGAGCGGCTCAAGACCATCGGCCGCGGCCTCCCCTACGTCATCGACCTGATGGCCCTCGCCATGGGCGCAGGTCTCGACTTTCCGGGTGCCGTTCGCCAAGTCATCGAGAAGTCGAGCAACCCCGACGACCCGCTCGTCGAAGAGTTCACGCTCATCATGCAAACGTTGACGCTCGGGCGCACGCGCAAGGACGCACTGCTCGAGTTCGCGAAGCGCGCACCCAACGAAACCGTGAAGGAGTTCGTGGCCGCGCTCGTGCAAGCCGAGGAACGCGGAAACCCGGTCGCCGAGGTGCTGCAGATTCAGGCGGCCACGTCGCGCAACCGACGCTCGGTGCGCGCCGAGGAGCTCGCGGCCAAAGCCGGCGTCGCGATCGTCGGTCCCTTGATGATGGTGTTCATGTGCGTCCTCGGACTGATCCTCGCGCCCGCCATGATGCAGATCACGAGCGGGGCGATATGA
- a CDS encoding type II secretion system F family protein: protein MSIPKLGLTLTNSLLSGGGLALTGAGLFVAVWATTADPQSFVWRYWARYTSSLERKLRPQFIWTKGSTIAAGQAAALFSLFFIHVLIQLPNIVLLLGSIATIIGPTVWVEKMRRDRVTLIETQLDGTILALANALKSIPSIGAAFQSVVLVVQDPTRQEIELAVKEMKVGSTLDQALLHMAARIGSRQVDSALSAVLIGRQVGGNLPKVLEQTASSLREMARLEGVVRTKTAEGKAQLWVMALLPGGLIYILNLQWPGYFDVLTQSLSGYLVILACGGLWVGGLLLARKVLNVDI, encoded by the coding sequence ATGAGCATTCCGAAACTGGGGCTCACGCTCACCAATAGCCTGCTCAGCGGCGGTGGCTTGGCCCTCACCGGTGCAGGCCTCTTCGTGGCCGTGTGGGCGACCACCGCGGATCCGCAAAGCTTCGTCTGGCGTTACTGGGCGCGTTACACCTCCTCGCTCGAGCGAAAGCTGCGCCCGCAGTTCATCTGGACCAAAGGCTCGACCATCGCCGCGGGGCAAGCGGCGGCCCTGTTTTCTCTCTTCTTCATCCACGTCCTCATCCAGCTGCCGAACATCGTCCTGCTCCTCGGGTCGATCGCCACCATCATCGGGCCCACCGTGTGGGTCGAGAAGATGCGGCGCGACCGGGTCACGCTCATCGAGACGCAGCTCGATGGAACCATCTTGGCGCTGGCCAACGCGCTCAAATCCATCCCGAGCATCGGCGCGGCATTTCAGTCCGTCGTTCTCGTCGTGCAAGATCCCACGCGGCAGGAGATCGAGCTTGCCGTGAAAGAGATGAAGGTCGGCAGCACGCTCGATCAGGCGCTCTTGCACATGGCCGCACGCATTGGGTCGCGGCAGGTCGACTCGGCGCTCTCCGCGGTGCTCATCGGGCGGCAGGTCGGTGGAAATCTCCCCAAGGTGCTCGAGCAGACGGCATCGTCGCTGCGTGAAATGGCCCGCCTCGAAGGCGTCGTGCGCACCAAGACGGCCGAAGGCAAAGCGCAGCTCTGGGTCATGGCGCTGCTACCGGGCGGGCTGATTTACATCCTCAACCTGCAGTGGCCCGGATACTTCGACGTGCTCACGCAGAGCCTCTCCGGCTACCTCGTCATCCTCGCCTGCGGCGGCCTGTGGGTCGGCGGGCTGCTCTTGGCCCGCAAAGTTTTGAACGTCGATATCTAA
- the tadA gene encoding Flp pilus assembly complex ATPase component TadA, which yields MAARPSSNQVQVVIHTDDGSERTEMVPIGAPITIGRHVNCVLRLDSDLVSRQHAVVEIGPASMRVEDVSTNGTIAGEMLLRRQAVDVPFGTPVVLGNFTVYFMPPAGAAPAPAPRAQPSHQMPGQLPQIPGGHGRPPLAAVPAAHGGQPTPPVAAPPGAAPAPGGDRPQQPRVLSQGAITTPEALQKREKQVALRREIHKLLLEHLDLAAMDPSKVDDPSMRPKVLNALRRIIANLESRLPADTDRDQLIGELTDEALGLGPLERFLADPQITEIMVVDPNTIYIERSGKLTLSETRFTDDERVRAVIERIVTPLGRRIDESSPLVDARLKDGSRVNAVIKPLALRGSCITIRKFSKTPLTLEKLIGFGALTPQMGLFLTRSVIAKRNIVISGGTGSGKTTLLNVLSGAIPSEERIVTIEDAAELQLAQPHVVSLETRPANLEGKGEYTIRDLVKNSLRMRPDRIVVGECRGGEALDMLQAMNTGHDGSLTTTHANSPEEAISRIETLVLMAGVDLPVRAIRDQIAGAVHVIVQQTRFSDGSRRVSAISEVTGVGDEGTIEMRPIFEFIRTGTGPGGKVIGEFRATGYLPSYLNDFIVMGLVKRGEAYL from the coding sequence GTGGCGGCACGACCAAGCTCCAACCAAGTTCAAGTCGTCATTCACACGGACGACGGCAGCGAACGCACGGAGATGGTCCCCATCGGGGCACCCATCACCATCGGGCGCCACGTCAACTGCGTGCTGCGTCTCGACAGTGACTTGGTCTCCCGCCAGCATGCCGTGGTCGAGATTGGCCCCGCGTCGATGCGCGTGGAGGACGTCTCGACCAACGGCACCATCGCCGGCGAGATGCTCCTGCGCCGTCAGGCGGTGGATGTGCCCTTCGGCACGCCCGTCGTGTTGGGCAACTTCACGGTTTACTTCATGCCGCCGGCCGGGGCCGCCCCGGCGCCGGCCCCGCGCGCGCAGCCCTCGCACCAGATGCCTGGGCAGCTGCCGCAGATTCCCGGCGGGCACGGACGCCCGCCGCTCGCCGCGGTGCCCGCAGCGCACGGAGGACAGCCCACCCCGCCGGTGGCCGCTCCGCCGGGCGCGGCGCCTGCTCCGGGTGGCGATCGTCCGCAGCAGCCGCGCGTGCTCTCGCAAGGTGCGATCACCACGCCGGAAGCGCTGCAGAAGCGCGAGAAGCAGGTCGCGCTTCGCCGTGAGATCCACAAGCTGCTCTTGGAGCACCTCGATCTCGCAGCCATGGATCCGTCGAAGGTCGACGACCCGTCGATGCGTCCCAAGGTGCTCAACGCGCTTCGACGCATCATCGCGAACCTCGAGTCGCGTCTTCCGGCGGACACCGACCGCGATCAACTCATCGGCGAGCTCACCGACGAAGCCCTCGGCCTCGGGCCGCTTGAGCGCTTTCTGGCCGACCCGCAGATCACCGAGATCATGGTCGTCGACCCGAACACGATCTACATCGAGCGCAGCGGCAAGCTCACCTTGTCCGAAACGCGCTTCACCGACGACGAACGCGTTCGCGCCGTCATCGAGCGCATCGTCACCCCGCTCGGACGCCGCATCGACGAATCGTCGCCGCTGGTCGACGCCCGCTTGAAGGACGGCTCCCGCGTGAACGCCGTCATCAAGCCCCTCGCGCTGCGCGGCTCGTGCATCACGATTCGTAAGTTCTCCAAGACGCCGCTCACCTTGGAAAAGCTCATCGGCTTCGGCGCGCTCACGCCGCAGATGGGCCTCTTTCTCACCCGTAGCGTCATCGCCAAGCGCAACATCGTAATCTCCGGCGGTACGGGTAGCGGCAAGACCACCTTGCTCAACGTGCTCTCGGGCGCCATCCCGTCGGAGGAGCGCATCGTCACCATCGAGGACGCCGCCGAGCTCCAGCTCGCGCAGCCGCACGTCGTCTCGCTGGAAACGCGCCCGGCCAACTTGGAAGGCAAGGGCGAGTACACCATCCGCGACCTGGTGAAAAACTCGCTGCGTATGCGCCCCGACCGCATCGTCGTCGGAGAGTGCCGCGGTGGCGAAGCGCTCGACATGCTCCAGGCCATGAACACGGGCCACGACGGATCGCTCACCACGACCCACGCGAACTCGCCGGAAGAGGCCATCTCCCGCATCGAGACGCTGGTGCTCATGGCCGGTGTCGATCTTCCCGTGCGCGCCATCCGTGACCAGATCGCAGGCGCCGTCCACGTCATCGTCCAGCAGACGCGCTTCTCCGACGGCTCACGCCGCGTGAGCGCCATCAGCGAGGTCACGGGCGTCGGCGACGAAGGCACCATCGAGATGCGTCCCATCTTCGAATTCATCCGCACCGGCACCGGCCCGGGCGGAAAAGTCATCGGCGAGTTCCGCGCGACGGGTTACCTGCCGTCGTACTTGAACGACTTCATCGTCATGGGCCTGGTGAAGCGCGGCGAGGCCTATCTATGA
- a CDS encoding type II and III secretion system protein — MRLTLNAVAIALATTFAGVAVVSSSNPAFAQGRGKPAAADDHANDEIVLAIGETKTLPTKDVANYSLGAEGIISVSLTGDKSQFVIAGKKAGSTTLLLIKNDQSQITIPITVTTRSMAQVEKELQQALEGTPGVKLRRVGSRFFIEGGVTTEGELRRIQQIAAGYPGQVDNLVVVGQGGTDRKLLVRMDFFFVQYEKTSSYVVGLGWPTTIGGLGQDGQPVFQTRIDRDLLNNTTTAAQASIVNQPLPKLDIGSQHGWLKVLKQSTVIAANGTEATFQSGGESNFTAANGLTASLVKIPFGTNVSVLSRYDAASKEVEVKLDSEVSDLTPPSSSAGLPGRNTTKLNTLVNLKLGQALVLSGIRTRDQRHNVSGLPGLSSIPILGLLFGTHQDDQHEVEGAIFIIPSVIETVPKSAVEVIKNALTAYEDYSGDIDRVDSYNKTPPSAK, encoded by the coding sequence ATGAGGCTCACGCTTAACGCGGTCGCAATTGCCCTTGCGACCACCTTTGCCGGCGTTGCAGTCGTTTCATCGAGCAATCCGGCATTCGCACAAGGTCGCGGCAAGCCAGCGGCTGCCGACGATCATGCGAACGACGAAATCGTCCTCGCCATCGGCGAAACCAAGACGCTGCCCACGAAGGACGTTGCGAACTACTCGTTGGGTGCCGAGGGCATCATCTCCGTTTCGCTCACCGGCGACAAATCCCAGTTCGTCATTGCAGGTAAAAAAGCCGGGTCCACCACCCTGCTCCTGATCAAGAACGATCAATCGCAGATTACCATTCCCATCACCGTCACGACTCGGTCGATGGCGCAGGTCGAGAAGGAGTTGCAGCAGGCTCTGGAGGGCACCCCGGGCGTGAAGCTGCGTCGCGTTGGCAGTCGCTTCTTCATCGAGGGCGGCGTGACCACCGAGGGCGAGCTCCGGCGCATCCAGCAGATTGCCGCGGGCTACCCGGGCCAGGTCGACAACCTCGTCGTCGTGGGCCAGGGCGGCACGGACCGCAAGCTCCTCGTGCGCATGGACTTCTTCTTCGTGCAGTACGAGAAGACTTCGAGCTACGTCGTCGGCCTCGGGTGGCCCACCACGATCGGCGGCTTGGGTCAGGACGGGCAGCCCGTCTTCCAGACCCGCATCGATCGCGACTTGCTCAACAACACGACGACGGCCGCGCAGGCGTCCATCGTGAACCAGCCGCTTCCCAAGTTGGACATTGGCTCGCAGCACGGTTGGTTGAAGGTGCTCAAGCAGTCCACGGTCATCGCGGCCAACGGAACGGAAGCCACGTTCCAGTCCGGCGGCGAGTCGAACTTCACGGCCGCCAACGGCCTCACGGCGTCCCTGGTCAAGATTCCGTTCGGCACCAATGTGTCCGTGCTCTCGCGTTACGACGCGGCGAGCAAGGAGGTCGAGGTCAAACTCGACTCGGAAGTGTCCGATCTCACCCCGCCGTCGTCGTCGGCCGGGTTGCCCGGGCGCAACACCACGAAGCTGAACACGTTGGTCAACCTGAAGCTCGGTCAGGCACTCGTACTCTCGGGCATCCGCACACGCGACCAGCGCCACAACGTCTCCGGCCTGCCCGGGCTCAGCTCGATTCCGATCTTGGGACTCCTATTCGGAACGCACCAGGATGATCAGCACGAAGTAGAAGGTGCTATTTTCATCATCCCCAGCGTCATTGAAACCGTTCCCAAGTCCGCGGTGGAAGTCATCAAGAACGCGCTGACGGCGTACGAGGACTACTCGGGCGATATCGATCGGGTCGACAGCTACAACAAGACCCCACCATCGGCGAAATAA
- the cpaB gene encoding Flp pilus assembly protein CpaB yields the protein MNRRAFIIALIVTVIGVFLLALYQRRFETEASGGEKVKLLIAVKPIERGTVITDDMIATREVPMAYVEDRAIKEGERAKIMGLRIGNLVLAQQTLMWTDLASNEEARDLSGLIQPGSRAVTIRTSRDDSNAALIRPGDYVDVISVMPEGSGGGQSEHLSSVVLMQRVLVLASGLNVSPQDPVDPSTGSIKFNNADSTLLTLSVTLQEAQVLALAAEKGRLAVILRPPNDQRVAATVNDVSSKQLFEAKERANLNIRRSNTSGPQVIGGTENK from the coding sequence ATGAACCGTCGTGCATTTATCATTGCCCTCATCGTCACGGTCATAGGTGTCTTCCTCCTGGCGTTGTACCAGCGACGGTTCGAGACCGAGGCTTCGGGCGGTGAGAAGGTCAAACTGCTCATCGCGGTCAAACCCATCGAGCGGGGCACCGTCATCACCGACGACATGATCGCCACCCGCGAAGTGCCGATGGCGTACGTCGAAGACCGCGCCATCAAAGAGGGCGAGCGGGCCAAAATCATGGGGTTGCGCATCGGCAACCTCGTTCTCGCGCAGCAGACGCTCATGTGGACAGATTTGGCGTCCAACGAAGAAGCACGCGACTTGAGCGGATTGATTCAACCGGGCAGCCGTGCGGTCACCATCCGCACCTCACGCGACGACTCCAATGCCGCGCTGATTCGCCCGGGCGATTACGTCGACGTCATCAGCGTCATGCCCGAGGGCAGCGGCGGCGGGCAAAGCGAGCACCTGTCGTCCGTGGTGCTCATGCAGCGCGTGCTGGTCCTCGCGTCGGGGTTGAACGTCTCCCCGCAAGATCCGGTGGATCCGTCGACGGGCAGCATCAAATTCAACAATGCAGACAGCACGCTCCTCACGTTGAGCGTGACATTGCAGGAGGCGCAGGTGTTGGCGCTCGCTGCCGAGAAAGGACGCCTCGCCGTCATTCTCCGGCCGCCCAACGATCAGCGCGTGGCGGCCACGGTGAACGACGTGTCCTCGAAGCAGCTCTTCGAAGCGAAAGAGCGCGCCAACCTCAACATTCGACGTAGCAACACCAGCGGACCCCAAGTCATTGGAGGCACGGAGAACAAATGA